In Armatimonadota bacterium, the following proteins share a genomic window:
- a CDS encoding TIGR00300 family protein: protein MHTEIITLEGHIIDSLTLSKVLDILISLGVDYEIRSFRIGKSHDEPSHAEILVIAPDEQSLQRALHEVQQHGAVISQEDANLQPAPQDGVFPEGFYSTTNLETFVRIEGTWIPVERIEMDCGIRVMRTETGWRAECVPLHWARQGDLFVVGSAGVRVTPMPRREAGSVFHFMGSEVSIEKPKTRIVQAVARAVREAKLKGQKVLFVGGPAIVHTGAAPYLERLIRTGWIDVLFAGNALATHDIERVLYGTSLGVALETGVPETHGHEHHLRAINTIRAAGGIRQAVEKGILKSGIMHACVVAGVRVVLAGSIRDDGPLPDVITDTVQAQDAMREAVQGVGVTLMVATTLHSIATGNLLPAWVTTFCIDANADTVIKLTDRGSHQAFGIVTDCAFFLKELATQLCGEE, encoded by the coding sequence ATGCACACCGAAATCATCACGCTGGAAGGGCATATTATCGACTCGCTCACGCTGTCGAAGGTTCTGGACATCCTTATCTCGTTGGGCGTGGACTACGAGATACGCTCCTTCCGTATCGGCAAGTCGCATGACGAACCCAGCCATGCGGAGATACTCGTCATCGCGCCCGATGAGCAAAGCCTGCAACGTGCCCTGCATGAGGTGCAGCAACACGGCGCGGTCATCTCGCAGGAGGATGCGAATCTGCAACCCGCTCCGCAGGACGGTGTGTTCCCCGAAGGGTTCTACTCTACCACCAATTTGGAAACCTTTGTGCGAATCGAAGGCACGTGGATACCCGTCGAGCGCATCGAGATGGACTGTGGCATCCGTGTCATGCGTACCGAAACGGGCTGGCGGGCGGAGTGCGTGCCTTTGCACTGGGCACGACAGGGTGACCTGTTCGTGGTGGGGAGTGCTGGCGTGCGCGTGACACCTATGCCACGCCGTGAGGCGGGGAGCGTGTTCCACTTTATGGGCAGTGAGGTTTCTATCGAGAAACCTAAGACGCGCATTGTGCAGGCGGTGGCGCGCGCTGTGCGCGAGGCCAAACTCAAGGGACAGAAGGTGCTGTTTGTAGGCGGGCCCGCTATCGTGCATACTGGAGCCGCGCCCTATTTGGAGCGGTTGATTCGCACCGGGTGGATAGATGTGCTGTTTGCGGGCAACGCACTGGCAACACACGATATCGAGCGCGTGCTGTACGGCACTTCGCTGGGCGTCGCGCTGGAGACAGGCGTCCCTGAAACGCACGGACACGAACACCACCTGCGGGCGATCAACACCATCCGCGCGGCAGGCGGTATCCGTCAGGCGGTGGAGAAAGGCATCCTGAAGAGCGGCATCATGCACGCCTGTGTGGTAGCGGGGGTGAGGGTGGTGCTGGCGGGAAGCATCCGCGACGACGGTCCCCTGCCCGATGTCATCACTGATACCGTACAGGCGCAGGACGCCATGCGTGAGGCGGTTCAGGGCGTGGGTGTTACGCTGATGGTGGCAACCACCCTGCACTCCATCGCTACAGGCAACCTGCTACCCGCATGGGTAACCACCTTCTGCATTGACGCCAACGCAGACACCGTCATCAAGCTGACCGACCGCGGTTCGCATCAGGCGTTTGGCATCGTTACCGACTGCGCCTTCTTCCTGAAAGAGCTGGCGACGCAGTTGTGTGGAGAGGAGTAG